One Perognathus longimembris pacificus isolate PPM17 chromosome 2, ASM2315922v1, whole genome shotgun sequence DNA segment encodes these proteins:
- the LOC125346389 gene encoding ERV-BabFcenv provirus ancestral Env polyprotein-like: protein MNVLRSLLICFCLCILSSGWKDNSMVRIAQSLASSMQAVDCWICVPRARAVVDHNDPLVHPVTNFTQVPDGVWTPTLDLRARTIMYRVRIVHSPVEGSSGVPCLTLPLIAANTIYITHIDDSRRETRIPEYFEMIPPPKPGQLPMCVQKNTRFSAEEFKVIADYSFQNHPWIERTGFRVGEYFHTRDPLKYFKDEMVFCAPSGFVFVCQISGHPWATNCLRNFSTPTQCLLSTLITPFSIHSVNESAHWASPLKLLTRVTRDLPREVPDGFWYNFGHSLLPWWGVAAHPWVLQNLSQTLITIANETALSLPDLQHSLDSLAKVMLDNRMALDYMRAEQGGVCAVANMSCCTYINTSSQVETSIEKIRQKATWLKQA from the coding sequence ATGAATGTGCTTAGAAGCTTACTaatttgtttctgtctttgtatCCTTTCTTCAGGATGGAAGGACAACTCCATGGTCCGTATTGCTCAGTCACTGGCTTCCTCCATGCAGGCAGTAGACTGTTGGATCTGTGTTCCGAGAGCCCGAGCTGTTGTAGATCACAATGACCCTCTTGTCCACCCTGTCACTAATTTCACTCAGGTTCCAGATGGGGTGTGGACACCAACACTGGACCTCCGAGCCCGTACTATTATGTACCGGGTGCGGATAGTGCACTCTCCAGTTGAGGGTTCCTCTGGTGTCCCCTGTCTTACTCTTCCCCTTATCGCAGCTAATACCATCTACATAACTCACATCGATGACAGTCGCAGGGAAACCAGAATTCCCGAGTATTTTGAAATGATTCCCCCTCCCAAGCCAGGGCAGTTACCTATGTGTGTCCAGAAAAACACTCGCTTTTCCGCTGAGGAGTTTAAAGTCATAGCTGATTACTCCTTCCAGAATCATCCTTGGATAGAACGGACAGGGTTTCGAGTGGGGGAATACTTCCACACTAGAGATCCATTGaagtattttaaagatgaaatggTTTTCTGTGCCCCCTCAGGATTTGTGTTTGTCTGTCAAATTAGTGGACACCCCTGGGCAACGAACTGCCTAAGAAACTTTTCTACCCCTACCCAGTGCCTGCTGAGCACCCTCATTACACCATTCTCCATCCATTCTGTGAATGAATCTGCTCATTGGGCAAGCCCTTTGAAGCTTTTGACTAGAGTAACACGTGATTTACCAAGAGAGGTACCAGATGGGTTTTGGTATAATTTTGGCCATTCCCTTTTACCCTGGTGGGGAGTGGCTGCCCATCCATGGGTACTTCAAAACCTTTCCCAAACTCTGATAACCATAGCTAATGAAACAGCTTTATCCCTTCCTGATCTACAACACTCCTTGGACTCTTTGGCCAAAGTCATGCTGGATAATCGAATGGCCCTAGATTACATGCGGGCTGAGCAAGGGGGTGTGTGTGCAGTTGCTAATATGTCCTGTTGTACTTACATCAACACTTCCTCCCAGGTGGAAACCAGTATAGAAAAGATTAGACAGAAAGCTACTTGGTTGAAACAAGCATGA